In Hypanus sabinus isolate sHypSab1 unplaced genomic scaffold, sHypSab1.hap1 scaffold_1250, whole genome shotgun sequence, the genomic window taaacttctcacctttcacccttaacctttgatcATTGGTTGCAGCCCCACCCAACCACAGCGGATAAAGCCAGTGAGCCtccatcaaatcccctctcaatcttctacgttcattAGAATCCTAACCCATTCAATGTTTCCTGAAACCACAGGCCCCGCAGACACAAGAAACCTTTGTGAATGTTCCCTATGCTCTGTACACCTTTCCTGTGAGTAGGTCACATCCGTAAGGGGCCAGGGTTAGGTTCCATGCCCCAAGCGGAAGGGAAGAGCCTGAGAGAGGGCAAAACGGGGCGGGGAAATAGCTGAGCGGGGGGAGGGGCATgtcggaggggtggggggaggggccaGATCTTTAAAAGCGGCCGTGACAagtggcgagagagagagagggagagagatggcaCCAGTGTGGACAAAAGAACAGCCGGCCACGACAGAGGTCCATAAGGTCGCAGATGAGGTTTGTTCCAAACTCTTCCAGACCCACGGGCACAGTCCTCCCCACTcctccactcccacacccctTAAGCTGCCCTCCTCGGGGGGAaagaagagagaggggggtgagaaAGTGAATAAAATAgtgatgtgtatatatatatatatatctacagGCGAGATAGGGGAAGGAGGGCAGAGGAATTTTCGAgcacggagagggagagagaaggaaagagcgggaagtagatatatatatatgtctgcGAGAGACGGGTAGAGAAGTAGAGGTACGGAATAGACAGCGGAAGTCCATTTGCAGCAGGGGGAGGAGAGGATTGAGCGTAGGACCGGGGGGGATAATGGCAGTGAAAGGGCGGAGGCTGGATGAAGGGGGAGAGTGCGGCAAAATTGTGAGGGGGCGATatatgggagaggagagaggagggaggtagagggagacggaagaaagggggatgggaaagagagggggacgagagagggaaggaaggaggtggagaagggggagagtgAGTGTTTGGATTAGAGGGCGGGAGGAAAATTGGAGAACGAAACGGAATGCGGGGGGCAGGTAGGAGAAAGGGaggtggaaggaggaggagccaggagtggagagagggagaaatagcAAGAGTGGGGGAATGGCGGGGTAATTGGAGATCGaacagagtgggggagagagagaggggggaggtagagagagagggagagagagacggggagagggaggggatagatctggggaagtggggagaggtgggagggcGGAGAAAGAGTAGGGGAAGTGGGGACATGCGGGAGAGAGACAGCGATACGGGGAGAAAGAGCAGGGAAAACAGAGAAACGTGAGAGGCAGAGAGCCAGGGAGCCAGGCGAGATAGGGGAAGGAGGGCAGAGGAATTTTCGAgcacggagagggagagagaaggaaagagcgAGAAGTAGAGTgcgcgagcgagagagagagagtgagagggagagaaagaaggtaGAGACACGGATGAAAGGTGAGAGTTCCAGCAGGGGAATTGGAGAGATTGTAGACGGATACagacggggagagggagaagagcgagagagagagagagagacagtgagagaacgAAGGTAGAGACACGGATGAAAGGTGAGAGTGCCAGCAGGGGAATTGGAGAGATTGTAGACGGATACagacggggagagggagaagagtgaGAGCGAGACGGGAAAAGTATGAGAACGagcagggaatgtggaatgagggaacagagagtgaggcgaaggacagggcaggagaaggggagAAAGATCAGTGAGGAAGCGACAGAGATGTAGAAAAGCCCGGCCAGGGTAAAGATTATAGAGGCACACAGAAAGAGGGGGAAAGagcaggggtgggggagagagcggTAGGAGAGAGAGACGTTGAAGCGGGGTGAGAGAGCAGGGGAGGctgagaggggggaagagagagacggtgagggggTGAGAGTGCAGCGGAATcgaagagagagggaaaagggagacggtgaggggggtgagagagcaggggaggtggagagaggaggaagagagagacggtgaggggggtgagagagcaggggaggtggagagaggaggaagagagagacggtgaggggggtgagagagcaggggaggctgagagggggaagagggagatggaGTGAGGATAAAATGATAGATCAGAGAGAGACGAGGAAGAGTGGGGAGTACGGGTACGAGGTGGGGAAAGGCGAGAGACGGAACGAGGAAAAGCGGAGAAATGGAGTGGGGAGAAGTAAAAAAGAAATGGTACCGCCCCTCGCTTCCGGACACCCTTCCTCGTCCCGCTCTGTCCTCCCCGGGAGATACAGAAGTTTGTGTTGTTCCTGTCCAGGTGAAATCCGACGCGGAGAGTCACATCCACGCCTTAGAGCAGATATTCGTCGCGAAAACGTACCGTGAGCAGGACCAGACCATCATGCTGGGGAAACTTCTGCTGATCAAGGTCGAGTTTCCACACAGAAGCCGGAAGGgagcaggggtgggaggggaatggagaccgggagagggtgggtggggaaaggagaccgggagagggtgggaggggaatggagatcgggagagggtgggaggggaatggagaccgggagagggtgggaggggaaaggagactgggaggggatgggaggggaaaggagaccgggagagggtgggaggggaatggagaccgggagagggtgggaggggaaaggagaccgggagagggtgggaggggaatggagatcgggagggggtgggaggggaatggagaccgggagagggtgggaggggaatggagaccgggagggggtgggagtggaATGGAgacccggagagggtgggaggggaatggagaccgggagagggtgggaggggaatggagaccgggagggtgtgggaggggagaggtgtaggggaggttAGGATTATCAGAGTCGGGAAGTGTGCAGGGGCTAGGAGGGGAATAGAGCTCGAGAGGTGTGGGATGGGAATGGagtccgggagggggtgggaagctaGAGGAGTACGGGAGGTTAGGATTAACAGAGACGGGAAGGGAGCAGCTTTGGCAGGGTAATGGAGAccgagagagggtgggaggggaatggagaccgggagcgggtgggaggggaatggagaccgggatggggagggaggggtatggagacgGGACGGGATTGGAGACCGGGAGGGGCTGGGAGCttaatggagaccgggaggggctGGGAGGGGAACGGAGACCAAGAAGTGTGGGATGGGAATGGAGATCGGGAGGGGTTAGGAGGCGAGAGGTGTACGGGAGGTTAGGATTAACAGAGACGGGAAAGGAGGGAGGGTTGAAGGAgtcggggagaggtgtaggggtgggagtggtgacggagacggggaggggtgtaggggagggaggtgtgacggagacggggaggggtgtaggggacggagggTTGAAGGAgtcggggagaggtgtaggggagggagtggtgacGGAGTCGGGGAGGTGTGTAGTGGAGGGAGGGTTGAAGGAGTCGGGGAGGGGAGCAGCGAGAAGTagcgggggtgtggagggaagtCTCGCGAGAGCGCGGGTCACGGAGGTGGCAGTGGGAAGGGGGTTAGCGGACGGGACTCCCATGACTAACCGAGTGACCGTGCCCACAGGTCGATATTGGAAACCCCAACAACTTCGTCCACATGGAGGTGTTCGTTCCCAGTAACAAGCTGCCAGTTCTGGTGGCGATCCAGGAAAACTTCAGTAACTGCGCTCCGCTGGAACCCTTGGTCTGAGAAACGAGAGTTTCCTGACCGATGCCAACCCCTCGCTGTGCTTGCGGCCCACCCCTCGGGAatattcccctccctccccacgaAGCTCGTCACACGGGGTAGTTGGGACACCCTTCAGCTACCCACTGTTTAATGCTGGGTTTGGTTCTTCCTGTCCACAGATCCCAGACAcactcccacctcccccagacccTACACACCCACCTCCCCCCCGCCAACTCTCCGACACGTCCCGCGCTCCCGGAATACCAGCAGACCCACCTCTTCAGCTCGCTGAGGCCACCTGAACCGTCAGCTGTTCGACGCACAAGCTTTTCGCTAATAAAACGCGTTGATCCGATTGGCCGTCTGGTCGTCTTTAACCATCCCCTCTTTCGGATGCTGGGGGCGGGGGCAACGCTGCGGGGCAGTTAGTGCggatgtgtgagggagagggggagctggACGTATGCGGGCAGCTGACCTACAGTCTGACGGAGATCCAATCGGAGGCAGGCGGTCACGGAGACAAGGGGAGGGGGCGCGGTTCGAGGTGGAGTGTGGAGGGGAATCACTGCGAGGTGTGGATGATGTCAGTGGGATGAGAGGGCGGGGTGTGTGAAGTGGGCGGGATGAGAGGAAATAGAGGGCGGGGTTCGTGGGAGGAGGGGCGCGTTAGGGACGAGGGGCGGGGTTTGCGGGAGGAGAGGTCGGGCTCAGTGGAGAGAGGGGGCGAGTGGAGAGAGCGGTTCGTGTTGTACAATCTGCGGCAGGGAGCGCCTAAGAGGGACACTTTTCAATCGGGGCGGCGATGGAGATTTTCAAAGCCAGAGTTTCGGGGCAATTCACGAAGAAGAGCTCCGACTAGCGACCAGCCGGCCTCTGGGATTGGTTAGCAGGAGCAAGTTAAAGGAAGGCTGTGCCAAGCGCGGCGGCGGTGGTTTGCGTGGTGTTAGgtacacgcaaccctggggagagtACCTGTTACATGCTCGCCACCCTGTAAAACTATCAGCAGCAATTGGACACACCTCATTTTGCAGTTGACAGTCACTATTTTATGAGTAACTTCTAAATTTAGCAACTTAAAGCAGGTTAAAAAGTTAGCAGTACTATGCAAACGTAAATGTATAGATAAATTTCGCCAAGCAAATTGAAACTCAGGTGGTAATcgttacagtcttacgatgggatgttagaaagttcagttcagttcaaatgTACAgagttgttgttgttgtgttgagggagatatttgtaatccagggcgAAATTAGGCCACAATTAGGCCTAGTTCTAgtttggccacacttggagtactgtgtccagttctggtcgctcaGTATAGGAACGATACTTAGAGGCtacttggagagagtccaaagagTGATCTCTTTGTTTCAAAcgttcctctcccctccccctctctgcaAACTTCGTCCAGTTGCAGCAACTTGTGAGAGTCAGTTATCAATACTCgggatcgatctcaactcaccctTGTGCGCTGTCGGAAGTCCCACTGTGTGTGACTCCGCGAGAAAGACAGCTCGCCTTGCTTAAATACACCCAGGCTGAACACCAGCTGCCCATCATGTAACTGCTTCCTGCTTCTCCCCACCGATGGCAACCCAGAAGCCGACAGCAGTTCTGGTAGGTCCTGGTGTAATTCCAGAGAAATAGAAACACGAGCTGTTCGCCATAGCACAGGAGCAATTTTTGTCGTCAGCAGAAATCCAACTGCGTATAAATGTTAGTCTCATGCTTTCGGCGTTTTAAAGGGACAGTCTACAGAAAGAGTGAACCCTCGGAGTACATGAcgttggacagagtcagagtggtcatcttGAGATCGCTGAGGCCTCaggcagagaaagcaaaggaaagtaaAGCGCGACGTTTAAGTCTTGTCCCCTCCACCCACTTTATAACCGCTCCGCCGAGACAGTGGAGATGTCGGGCAGGAGAGCTGAATGCTCCTTTTGCAGGGAGGCGTCCCTTCTCGCTGACGACTGCAACTGCGAAACGTGCCTCTGTCTGCAGCTTATCACAAGCGAGATTAGGATCATCTGAGGCACCATTTACAGGTTGCTCTGCACAGGCTCATGAGAAGTACAACAAATACACAGAGCGCGAACTCTCCAGGGCTGAGGGTACTATTTCCATCTGTTTTTGGTGCTAAGAGAGAAAACAAACATCAATTTTAGATTGCGAAAAcacatctttgttttttttttggaaatgatGACTGATCCACACGCAGAATCGTTCCGGACGCTGTCTCCATATTGAACATTGGTTTTGGTCCAATATTCTGACATCATGTCGATGCCATTCGTCTGTAATCCGTACAGACAGCATGGAGTTCAACTCACCACGCAAGGAGATCTGGGAGTCACCTGCTTCCGGAGAGGGCTGAACAGGAAAGGTAAAGTGAATGAACGCGAATTCAGCTACTGGAAATGGTCATTGAATTAGTTACGAAGATACAGAACCCCAGTCCCGGCTCTTCTACCATTTCTGACTGCATTTGCATCCTCCAGTTTCCGCTATCACCAGGTCTTCTGTTCGTTCATGTTTTAAACTTAAAAACTTTGCAGGCGTAAATTCACCACTTGGTTCACAACATATCCCCATCCTTTCCGCCCTTTCAGAAATCTGCTTTTGCCACCCCCCACCTTCGCTCTAACATTAAATTTGTGTTCATTTTATCAAGCAGACTAaagtacaatatttctgtttgagCAGATGCTCtctgtcctgctgagtatttcGCGTCTTGCGCTTTGTtttcgaccttccaaagtgtattacTTCACTCCTTTctggattaaacttcatctgccacttctcagcacagttctgCTTCCTGCGGATATCACCTAGGAAAATCGTCCGCTCTCTCACCCGTCGTGTTATCTCAAGCTCCCTAGCCCTCCCTTCGACTCTCTCATCCAAACCGTTCGCAAAAAGCGGCCATCCCAGAATAGAAGAGACCCCAGCGACACACCACTATTCCATGACGCCCATGCAGAACGCCTGTCCGCTATTGCCACCGTTTTTCTTCTCCAACCAATCAACCCACGCAGCCAAGTTTCTCTCGGCCCCGTGAATCCTGACATTCCGAATGATCTCATCGTTGGGAACCTTGcccaacacctcactgaaaccCTGATACATCACCGTTTACATCGGACACAATATCGGACACAACTGGACGCTCGGCTACGATTCTGACCTTCTCTGGTCTATcagtaaaatgaaaataaaatgttgATTAGAGTAATATCCTGGTGGATCCGGGATTTTCTGACCTCCTCTAGTCCATCTCTACAATGGGATATCCGATACAAATTAACGCGGTTGTCTAACTGTGGACTGACAGTAAACTTGCATGCccggttcaattctgaccttctCCGGCCTATCTACAAAATGGGAATACCTGTCTAGTAGAATAAAATCCGGTACAAATGATGGTTGCTGGTTACCTGTGTACTTGCAGTAAACCTCCACGTAGGTCTCTCCAGAGCCATTGCTGAAAGAGTTGCTGACGATGCACTTGTACGTCCCGACGTCGTTTCTGTTCACTCTGATTATAGTCAGTTTCGCCCTGTCGGGAGATGTAAATATTCTGCCGTTTTCCCGGATGGGTTGGTTGTCCTTGAACCATGTCCGTGTCTGAACAGAGCCCGACGCGTCGCAACTCAGTGCGATGGTATCGAGGTTTTCCAGGGGAGTGGAATTATTTGTCACCACGGCAACCCCGgtcactgtctctgtaaatacaattaaaatgCAAATAGCTTTCACTGGGTTTTATCTACATCATATACATAATATTTGGATGCTGCCAACTGAGCATCGTCGCCATTGCCAGCTCTTATCCCTATGTGCTTCTTCacaggagaagtcaaagctaacacaAAGGCCAAAAGGAGGGTGTACAATGGAACAATCATTACTGGGATGTAAAATgactgggaagttttaaaaaaataacagaaggcaactaaaaggtcattaagaaggaaaatatgGAATTCGAAATCACTCTAGCCAatcatattaaagaggatatgtAAAGTTTCTTCAGATTCGTGAGGTGTAAAAATAGAcgcgagagtggatatcaaacTGCTGGAAGTCGAGAGAGGAGAGGTAGTGTTTGGCAACAACGAATTGGTGGAAGAGCTGAATAGGTATTCTGCATCATCCCTCACTGTGGAATTCACTGGCGATATGTTGGACTTTCCAGGTATCAAAGTTCATGCAATGAAAGCATTCATTCCCAGGGTAcgggaatataaaaacaaggagaaaatgctgaaatGTTAGAAACCAGTggtgaggccccacttggaggattgtgatcTGTTTTGTATAACCTTAACcacgtaacaattacagcacgcaaacaggccgtctcggcccttctagtccgtgccgaacgcttattctcacctagtcccaccgacccgcactcagcccatgaccctccattcctttcccgtccatatacctgtccaattttacttcgaatgacacaactgaactgtcaCCCATAATACAatcacagcagggaaacaggccgactcggcccttctagtccgtgccgaccgctcactctcacctagtcccaccgacccgcactcagcccatgaccctccattcctttcccgtccatatacctgtccaattttacttcgaatgacacaactgaactgtcaCCCATAATACAatcacagcagggaaacaggccgtctcggcccttctagtccgtgccgaccgctcactctcacctagtcccaccgacccgcactcagcccatacccctccactcctttcccgtCCAGAAACCTATCCACATTGTTTTCTAAAATTGTGCCCCTTTTTgcggaaaggatgtgttgaaactggaggcGTTTCAAAGGAGCTTCAGCAAAatcattccaggattgaacagcttttcCTGAGAAGAGGGTTTGTCGGCTCTGGCCACCatccactggaattcagaagaatgtgggggtaaTCTCACGGAAACCCATCGAGTTGTGAAAGGCCTTTTCTAGAGTGCACATACAGAGGATGTTCCTTATGGCGGGAGGGTTCAACACCAGAAGGACAACCTCTGAATAGAGTGGCGTCCTTTGAGAACGGAGACGAAAGGGAATTTATTTGAattgaatgtggtgaatctgggAATTATGTTGCATAGGCAGCTGGAGAGGCCATGTCGTTATGTAAGTTTAAAGCTGAGGATGatagattggtcagggcatgagggataTGCGGAAACGCCTgtgaatgggactgagaggaatattggattagccatgatgaaatggcggagcgaactccattggccaaatggtctaattctcttTCCCATGCTGTATCGCCTTGTAGTCTTAACTGCAgcaattaaccatttgcaatCCAATCCGCAATTCAAATCAAATCCGATTCACATCTTCATCAATACTCTTATTCTTAAATATGCACCGTCGTCAAACGATATTGTCAGACGATATTCTAATCGGGCTCAGGAACTTAGTTGAATTATTCGGGCTGACGGCACCAACACCATTAATGATAGGACCTCAGCAAAGGGAGGAACGGACGACCTACCGAACACATTGATTTCCGCGGTTGAGGCATTATTCCTTTTTGTAGCCATGTTATAGGCCTCACAAGTTTACTTTCCCGTGTGGCTCACAGAGATGTTGTCGAGGACGACCTCCTCCCCACTTGGTACGTGGGCACCGTTCAGTTGCCAGTTCAATTCAGCGCCTGGGCGGGACTCTGTGGAACATGTTAACCTGATGGTGCTTCCGGCAACGTGAAAAGAAGAGTccggaatttgtggaatttgtggccACGTGCAGTTGTGAAGGTCAGGTCATggggggtatttaaggcagagattgataggttcatgactggacatggcatcaaaggttacagggagaaggccgggaattgGTGTCGgagaaaagttaaaaaaaaaatgatcgGCCATGATTGACGGGCGGAGCAGTTTCGATGGACCAGACGGCCgaatgctgctcctatgtctcactGTCGTTTGAATTTCCTTTGGCTGTCAGACTctgtgaggatctatcctgggcccaacatattgatgtaattgcaCTGAAGGCACCGCGACCGCCATTTTTCTTAAGGAGACCTAG contains:
- the LOC132386680 gene encoding cystatin-B-like; this translates as MAPVWTKEQPATTEVHKVADEVKSDAESHIHALEQIFVAKTYREQDQTIMLGKLLLIKVDIGNPNNFVHMEVFVPSNKLPVLVAIQENFSNCAPLEPLV
- the LOC132386678 gene encoding hepatic and glial cell adhesion molecule-like translates to MSGLAFAALVLCLHITAGESRQFTILEFSQINVTVRRNAFLSVRPSAVVTSGSWNFNGRTIAQWIGQTVSIDNAYTSRTELFTSTGSLLLKSVKMSDGGEYRVNMVPTSGSMTSATISLRIIETVTGVAVVTNNSTPLENLDTIALSCDASGSVQTRTWFKDNQPIRENGRIFTSPDRAKLTIIRVNRNDVGTYKCIVSNSFSNGSGETYVEVYCKYTAPKTDGNSTLSPGEFALCVFVVLLMSLCRATCKWCLR